Sequence from the Wielerella bovis genome:
AAATTCAACTGTTTGCTCACTTTGCCGTGCAGTTGAACGCGATATTCGCCGTGCAGGTGAAGCGATTGCACCCGCACAAAAACGCCGTATTCATACTTTCATTGCCACCAGCCCAATCCACATGGAACACAAGCTGAAAATGCAGCCCAAACAAGTCATTGAAACGGCAGTAAAAGCTATTAAAATTGCCAAAGAATATACCGATGACGTGGAATTTTCGTGTGAAGATGCATTGCGTTCAGAAATTCCATTTTTAGCAGAAATCTGCGGTGCTGTGATTGAGGCTGGTGCTACGACCATTAATATCCCCGATACCGTTGGTTATTCTATTCCACATAAAACCGAAGCATTTTTCCGTGAATTAATTGCCAAAACACCCAATAGCGACAAAGTGGTATGGTCAGCACATTGCCATAACGATTTAGGTTTGGCGGTGGCCAATTCTTTGGCAGCGGCACAAGGTGGTGCGCGACAAATTGAATGCACCATCAATGGACTAGGCGAGCGTGCAGGAAATGCATCTCTAGAAGAAATCGTTATGGCTTTGAAAGTACGCAGCGATGTATTTGGTTTGGAAACAGGCATTGATACCACTCAAATCGTACCTGCATCCAAATTGGTTTCTACGATTACAGGCTATCCCGTGCAACCAAATAAAGCCGTGGTAGGCGCCAATGCTTTCTCACATGAAAGTGGTATCCACCAAGATGGCGTGCTAAAACACCGTGAAACTTATGAAATTATGTCCGCAGAATCAGTTGGTTGGGCAACCAATCGTTTGACTTTGGGAAAATTATCAGGACGCAATGCTTTCAAAACCAAATTAACCGAATTAGGCATTGACTTGGGCAGCGAAGAAGCTCTGAATGCCGCATTTGCGCGTTTCAAAGAATTGGCAGATAAAAAACGTGAAATTTTTGATGAAGATTTGCACGCATTGGTATCGGACGAAATGTCCAATTTATCGCAAGACAGCTATAAATTCATTTCGCAACGTGTTGTCACAGAAACAGGCGAAGCACCTCGTGCGCACATCGTATTTAGTTTGGATGGCGAAGAAAAACACGCCGAAGCAACGGGTACAGGTCCTGTTGATGCAATTTTCAAAGCGATTGAAAGCGTGGCGCAATCAGGTGCAGTATTAGAAATTTATTCTGTGAATGCGATTACCAAAGAAGCCGAAAGTCAAGGCGAAACATCGGTACGTTTGTCCAAAAATGGCAAAGTAGCCAACGGACAAGGTTCGGATACTGATGTTTTGGTAGCGACCAGTAAAGCATATTTATCAGCACTTTCGCGTTTGTCTAACAATCAAAAAATCAAAGCTCAAGGCGATATTTAAACCGTATATTAGGGCTACCTATACCGCCATTAACCCAGAGGCAGCCTGAAAATATTTTTTTCAGGCTGCCTATTTATGATATTTTGTGGCAAAATAAACCAAATCACTTTTTATCATTATGGTGAATTATTTTTAGATGAAAGATAGTGCCGTTTTGACCTGACCTAATCAAAATATAATTCACAATAATCTAAAACTTTTTTAAACAAAATGATGTAATGACGAGAGGGAGTTCATGGCTATCTTATCCGAAGTAAAAAAATTGGGGCAACAAATTTGGCTGGATAATTTATCACGCAGTTTGGTGCAAAGTGGTCAATTAGCGGCGTTTTTGACCAATGGTGTCAGTGGTGTAACGTCCAATCCTGCTATTTTCCAAAAAGCGTTTTCGGGCGATGCTTTATACACGCCTGAAATTGCGGCATTAAAAGCACAAGGCAAAAATGCCAAAGAAATTTACGAAACATTGGCGATTGCCGATGTTCAGGCTGCCTGCGATGTATGTCGTACAGAATTTGATAGTACGGGTGGCAAAACAGGTTTTGTGAGCTTGGAAGTTTCGCCTGAATTATCGCGTGATGCGGCTGGCACAATTGCGGAAGCCAAACGTTTGCATACTGCCATCAATCGCCCGAATGCAATGATTAAAGTACCTGCTACCGATGAAGGTTTGGTCGCTTTGACCGAATTGGTGGCAAGTGGCATATGCGTGAATTTGACTTTGTTGTTTTCGCGTGAACAAACGAAAAAAGCGTATGCAGCTTATGTAGCTGGTTTGGAAAAATTGGCAGCCAATGGTGGCGATGTGTCTAAAATTCAAGTAGTTGCCAGTTTCTTTATTTCGCGTGTGGACAATGCTTTGGACGCGACGCTGCCTGAAAAATTACAAGGCAAAATCGCCATTTCTTTGGCAAAAGCAGCATATCAAGATTGGGCAGATTTCTTTGCTGCCGACAAATTTACCGCATTGGCAGCCAAAGGAGCGAATAAAGTTTCTTTGTTGTGGGCATCAACTGGCGTGAAAAATCCAGCTTATCCTGACACATTATATGTGGACAGTTTGATTGGCGAACACACCGTCAATACCGTTCCCGATGCCACATTGAATGCGTTTATTGACCATGGCAAAGTCGCATTAACGCTGCCTGAAAATACCACAGAAGCGTTAGCAAATATTGCCGAAGTCGCCAAATTGGGTGTAGATTTGGAAACTTTGGCAACTCGTTTGCAAGACGATGGTTTGAAACAATTTGAAGAAGCATTTGCTAAATTGCTTGCACCATTGGCATAAATTTTGTGTACTAGGCAGCCTGAAAACTATTTTCAGGCTGCTTTTTTTAATAATGAATAAGCATGGTAAACGGTTTATGTTACAATCACGCTCTAAAAAAATCATATAAGGAAACAAGATGATGCAAAAAATTATTGCCATTGATGGACCCTCTGCATCGGGAAAAGGGACAGTTGCAGCGCGTGTTGCAGCCGCATTGGGCTGGGCATATTTGGATTCGGGCGCACTTTATCGTTTAACTGCATTACATGCGAAAAATCAATCGCTTGCATGGGATGATGAAATAGGTGTCGCCCAAATTGCGGCCAGTTTGCCTGTGGTATTTTCCAATCAAAACATCTTATTAGATGGACAAGATGTCTCGCAACAAATCCGCAGCGAAGAAATTGGCATGGGTGCATCAGCGGTGGCAAAACTACCCGCCGTTCGTAGCGCATTATTGCAACGCCAACGTGATTTTTTAACCGAACAAGGTTTGGTGGCAGATGGGCGCGACATGGGTTCAGTCGTATTTCCTGATGCGCCACTCAAAATTTTCTTAACCGCATCCGCACAAGTACGCGCAGAACGCCGTGCCAAACAAATCAATGTACCACTTTCAGGCTGCCAATTTGAGCAAATTTTGGCGGATATTCAAACGCGTGATGAAAATGACCGTAATCGCGCCGTTGCCCCCTTACAACAGCTACCCGATGCCAAATTATTGGATACAGATAATTTGACCGTTGAACAAGCGGTGCAGCAAGTTTTAGATTGGTACGAAAAAAGTATCAATAAAACAGCTTGATACCCTAGCCAAATTTTAAAAAAAGCGTATAATGCGCAAATTCCTTTTTTTCAGGCTGCCTAAAATAAAAGGCAGCCTGAAAAATGTCGTTTAATCGTTTATGAGCCAGAGGCATAAACGTACATTCAACCTAACCCCGCACACTCTGGCGGTGCATGAAAGCAAACCCAAACATGGAAAATTTTGCCCAGTTATTTGAAGAATACTCAGCAGCCCAAGAAATGAACTACGGTGAAGTAATTACCGCAGAAGTTGTTGATATTACAGATAAATTTGTAATTGTAAACGCAGGCTTGAAATCAGAATCTCTGATTGATGTTGCTGAATTCAAAAACGCCCAAGGCGAATTAGAAGTTAAAGTTGGTGACTTCGTTACAGTTACCATTGAATCTATTGAAAACGGTTTCGGCGAAACCAAATTGTCTCGCGAAAAAGCACGTCGTGCTGCTGACTGGATTGCTTTGGAAGAAGCAATGGAAGATGGTGAAATCTTGTCTGGCGTAATCAATGGCAAAGTTAAAGGTGGCTTGACTGTGATGATTAACAGCATTCGCGCATTCTTGCCAGGTTCTTTGCTAGATGTTCGTCCAATCAAAGATACTTCTCACTTTGAAGGCAAAGAAGTTGAATTCAAAGTAATTAAATTAGACCGCAAACGCAACAACGTGGTTGTTTCTCGTCGCGCTGTATTGGAAGCAACTTTGGGCGAAGAGCGCAAAGCTTTGATGGAAAACTTGCAAGAAGGTACTGTTGTAACTGGTGTTGTGAAAAACATCACTGATTACGGTGCATTCGTTGATTTGGGTGGTATTGATGGCTTGTTGCACATCACTGACTTGGCATGGCGCCGTGTGAAACACCCAAGCGAAGTATTGGAAGTGGGTCAAGAAGTTCAAGCTAAAGTATTGCGCTTTGACCAAGACAAACAACGTGTTTCTTTGGGCTTGAAACAATTGGGCGAAGACCCATGGGATGGTTTGGCTCGTCGCTACCCACAAGGCACTCGCTTGTTCGGTAAAGTATCTAACTTGACTGATTACGGTGCATTTGTTGAAATTGAACAAGGCATTGAAGGTTTGGTTCACGTTTCTGAAATGGACTGGACAAACAAAAATGTTCACCCAAGCAAAGTTGTTCAATTGGGCGATGAAGTTGAAGTGATGATTTTAGATATTGACGAAGACAAACGCCGCATTTCTTTGGGCATGAAACAATGTCAATCTAATCCATGGTCTGATTTTGAAGCTAACTACAACAAAGGCGACAAAATCAAAGGCGCAGTAAAATCTATTACTGATTTTGGCGTATTCATCGGCTTGCCAGGTAATATTGATGGCTTGGTTCACTTGTCTGACTTGTCTTGGACAGAAGCTGGCGAAGAAGCTGTTCGCAAATACAAAAAAGGCGAAGAAGTGGAAGCTGTTGTATTGGCGATTGATGTGGAAAAAGAACGCATCAGCTTGGGTATCAAACAATTGGAAGGCGACCCATTCAACAACTTCTTGGCAATGAACGACAAAGGTGCTTTAGTTAAAGGTACAGTAAAATCTGTTGAAGCAAAAGGTGCTGTTGTTGCCTTGGGCGATGAAGTAGAGGGTTACTTGCCTGCTGCTGAATTTGCTGCTGACCGCGTTGAAGATTTGACTACCAAATTGAAAGAAGGCGATGAAGTTGAAGCTATCATCGTAACTGTAGACCGCAAAAACCGCAGCATCAAATTGTCTATCAAAGCAAAAGATGCCAAAGCCAATGAAGAAGCATTGAAAGCAGCTCAAACTGCTGCACCAGCTAATGCTGGTACAACCAGCTTGGGTGATTTGTTGAAAGCGTCTTTAAACAAATAAGGTAAACGAAAATGACCAAATCAGAGTTAATGGCTCGCTTGGCAGAAACTTTCATTGCAAAAAATGAAGGTACTGAATTACAAGCCAAAGACATTGAATATGGCGTAAAAGTTTTGGTAGATACCATGACTCGCTCGCTCGCAAAAGGTCAACGTATTGAAATCCGTGGTTTTGGTAGTTTTGATTTGAACTACCGCCCACCACGTATCGGTCGCAATCCTAAAACAGGTGAAAAAGTGGAAGTGCCTGCCAAACATGTGCCTCACTTCAAACCTGGTAAAGAATTGCGTGAACGTGTAGACATTACGGCTTAATACATATATCGTTGATTTTATAAAAAACCGTATCTCTTTTGGGATACGGTTTTTGTTTTTTAGAAAGGCAGCCTGAAAATGCTAATTCACGTTAATCTATGAATAGATAAAATTATGTTTCAGGCTGCCTATATTTAATAAAATTAAATAAAATCAATTTATTAGATATTTAATACAAAATATCTCATCTATTAACTTTATTTAAATTGACGTAAAAATTAACACGGTCAACCCATTTTCCAGTACAGTATGTTTTTTATGAAAGGAACTTACCATTATGAAGAAAAATATTTTAGCTTGGGTAACAGTTGCCATGCTTACTGCTGTACCATTTGCAAGCGCAAAAGATAAGTTACCGAATATTCAAACAAATACATCTAACATTACCAACAATGCATTTATTAACAATGTTGCCACAGCTGCTATGGGAATGGGTGTCAAAGAACCTTTATCCATCAGTGAAACGCAGACAAATGGAAAACGTGCATTGCTTGTAGCTGGTAGTAACAGTACAACTTGTCGTATCAATATTTCTGAAGGGAATGCCCCAAAAATGATGGGGATTAGTTGCAAATAAACATTAAAAAGGCAGCCTGAAATGATTTTTCAGGCTGCCTTATCTTATTTTTGTCTTGGATAAAACTGCACAGGCTGCGCGTTGTTGGGTAATACCTGCTTTTTCAGTGCATGCCCGAATACTGTCTCCAAAGTCATTTCACGCAATAATCCTTGTTCCCATGCTGCCATTATTGCGCATTGGGGAGAATTATCATCAAGCGATAATGCCTGCCACACTCCAATACTTGCCAAATCTTGCAATAATGTGTCCAGTTTCTCATACGACAAAACCAGTTTCGCTGTATCCACAATCGGGTCATAAAAACCATGTGCTAACAATAAATCACCCAAATCATGCATTTCTGGCAAACCTTTTGCACTGTATGCGATGGAGGCAGCCTGAAAGACTGCGCGTAATTCTGGAAAACTATCTGCACCCAAACATGTGAAAAACAATAGACCATTGGGTTGTAACGCCTGCGCCCAATTATCCAGCAAGTCTGCTGTGTGTGCATGATACGGTAACAATAAATTGGACCACAACATATCTGCCGATTGCTCGGGCAAATAATCATTGATGGTTTTCAGGCTGCCTTGTTTAACCCAATTTGTTTTGCCTGATATTTTTGCCCACCAACCACTATTTTCTTGCCTTATGGCAAGCGTTTGCGTGGCAAAATCTGTGCGTGATTCAAATTCAATTAACGTAGCTTGTGGATAACGTGCTGCTAATAAACTGCGGCTAATGTCGCCATCTGCACCGTGTAGCAAAATATGTTGCGGTGACTGACGCAATAACAATAACCGACTGTCCATATGCTCAGCAAAGTGGCGATGAATTAACCAATGTTCTGCGTTCATTCTTCTGTTTTTTCAGTCGTGTGACGTGGCGTAATTTTTGGCATGGGTCGCCAATAATTGTTAGCAGCAGCAACAGTTGCAAAATGTTGCGCAACCACTTGCGCCGCGTGGTCATTTTCACGGTAGAGCTTATTTTGTATCCCAAATTCATATAAGCGATAGGCAATTAACCAGCCATCTTCAACATTTTGGGCAAATAAATTATCACTTAATTGATTCATGGTGTTCTCCTGAATATGAAGGTTTTATACGATAGAATTATTCCAGCATTTTGCTTGCCATTATTTTAGCATTTTCAGGCTACCTTATCGCATAGAGTAAAATAAAAAATCACCACCAACAAATTATGATTAGCCCCTAGTCCCTTCATGCAGATACGTTTACAATAAGTCTATCTATTTTATTGTGATAAGGCGGCCTGAAAATCATGCTGTATGATATTTCCACACAAACAGGACAAAATATGAGCGAAATCACCGCAGTCCAACAAGCTCGTCGAGATTATTTAGATTACACTGAAAAGCAGCCTGAAAGCGAACAAAAAATTCTACTCGCTGCCTTGCAAATTGCCGAGCAACATTACCCTGATAATGCCACCACACACATCACTCAAGAGCCTTTATTTCTGCATTTACTCTCTGCCGCCAAAATGGTTGCTGATATGGATTTGCTGCCTGATGCCGTTGCTGCCACTATTTTGGCAGACATCAGCACATACTGGAAAGAAGATTGGGTAGAAGCAGTACAAGAACAATGTGGCAAAAACGTGTTGGAATTGATTAAAGGCATTGACGAAGTCCAAAAACTGACCGATGTAGCCAAAAACGAAAGCATCATCACGCCACAAGAACGCGACAATCAAGCTGAAACCATGCGCAAAATGTTGCTGGCTATGGTGTCCGACATTCGCGTTGTGTTGATTAAATTGGCATTGCGTACCCGAACCATGCAATCTATGGCGCATTTGCCCGATAGCGAAGAAAAACGCAAAACTGCCACCGAAACATTGGATATTTTTGCACCACTCGCCAATCGTTTGGGCGTATGGCAATTAAAATGGCAGTTAGAAGATTTGGGCTTTCGTCATCAAAATCCCGAAGAATACCATCGCATCGCCAAATTATTAGATGAAAAACGTGTGGAGCGATTGGAATACATCAACCATTTTCTTGACCAAATTCGCATGGAAATGGACAAAATCGGTATTCAATACGATGTCGCGGGTCGCCCCAAACACATTTATTCCATTTACAAAAAAATGGTTAAGAAAAAACTAGATTTTGATGGTTTATACGATATTCGTGCGGTGCGGATTTTGGTCGATAGCGTATCGGAATGTTATTCCACATTGGGGATTATTCACAGCCTATTTCAGCCTATCCCAGGGGAATTTGATGATTACATCGCCAATCCCAAAAGCAATGGCTACAAAAGTTTGCACACAGTCATCATTGGCCCAGAAAACAAAAGCATTGAAGTGCAAATCCGCACGTTTGATATGCACCAATTCAATGAATTTGGCGTAGCAGCACACTGGCGATACAAAGAAGGTGGCAAAGGCGATAGCGCGTATGAACAAAAAATTGCGTGGTTGCGCCAACTTTTGGATTGGCGTGAAAACATGGCAGACAGCAGCAGTGAAAATTTAGCTGCGGCGTTCAAAACCGAATTGTTTCACGATACGATTTACGTTTTAACGCCCAAAGGACGCGTATTTTCCTTGCCAGCAGGTTCTACGCCGATTGATTTTGCCTACGCTTTACACAGCGATGTTGGCAATCGTTGCCGCGGTGCCAAAGTGGGCGGTACGATTGTGCCTTTGTCTACACCATTAGAAAATGGACAACAGGTAGAAATCATCACGGCAAAAGAAGGCAATCCATCGGTCAATTGGCTGTATGACGGTTGGGTCAAATCGCCCAAAGCCATCAGTAAAATTCGCGCATTTATTCGTCAGCAAAATGCAGAAACCATACGCGAAGAAGGCAAAAACCAATTTGACAAAATTTTGGCAAAAGGCAGCCTGAAACCCAATTTAAGCAAATTATGTGAACAATTAAGCTTCAAAACATTAGACGAGTTATACAGCGCAATGGGGCAAGGCGAAATCACGCCGCGTACCGTGCAAAAAGCCATCGGTTTATTGGTTGAACCCGAACCCGTGCCAGTCAATGAAACCACGATTGTCAAACAATCCAAAATCAAAACAAACAGCAAAAATAGCGTGTTAGTTAATGGCGAAGATGGCTTGCTGACCAATTTAGCGCGTTGTTGTAAACCTGCCCCACCTGATAAAATTGTCGGATTTGTTACCCGCGAAAAAGGCGTGTCTATTCATCGCCAAGGCTGCTCCGATTTTGAACATTTGGCACTACAATCACCCGATAAAGTTTTGTCGACAACATGGGCAAGATTAGATGCTAATCAGGTTTTTGCCATAGATATTGAGATACGCGCCCAAGACCGCAATGGCTTATTGCGCGATGTGTCCGACACATTGGCGCGGCATAAAGTCAATGTTACCGCCGTGCATACGCAAACACGTGATTTGGAAGCAAGTATGCGTTTTACGCTGGAAGTGAAAAAAGTGGACGATTTACCGCGTGTCATGGCAAGTTTAGGTGATGTAAAAGGTGTAAGTGGCGTATCGCGGATTTAAGAGTCTGTGTTCATAACTTTAACTAACTATAATTAGAACCTGTATTCATAAGATTGATTGCTTGATTTTATTGCCAATTTTTGCGGATACAAGGCGACTTTTCATACCAATATTGAACATATTGGCATGAAAAGTTAACGCAGTAGGCGCATAAAGTGGCGATAAAAGCAAGTTATTAAGATTGTGAATACAGGTTCTTACAATAAAGGCAGCCTGAAAACATGTTTTCAGGCTGCCTTTATCCAAATATAGATTATCTCCACTATATTATAGTGGATTCAATTTAAATCATGACAAGGCGACAGCGACCGCCGTGTACAACTAGTACATAAGGAAGCTGGCAACACTGTTCTGGTTTAGTGAATTCACTATATTTACTCATCATCACCATAATATTTCACACCAATTTTAATTGGCTCACGCCCTCTTTCTCGTCGCCATGCATTACTATCACGCAAAGAATACGCACAACCACAATATTCTTGCTGATAAAAACGTTCACGCTTACTGATTTCAATCATACGCGCCGAGCCACCACCTTTACGCCAGTTATAATCCCAATACACCATATTGGGATAATGGCTTGCCGCACGTTTACCACAATCATTGATTTGGTTCATATCCTTCCAACGCGAAATCCCCAAACTACTGGAAATCACATTAAAACCATGTTCGTGTGCATACAACGCCGTGCGCTCAAATCGCATATCAAAACACATGGTGCAACGAATACCGCGTTCTGGCTCATATTCCATGCCTTTGGCGCGTTCAAACCAATTATCCACATCATAATCCGCATCAATAAACGGCACACCATGTTGTTCCGCAAACTTAATATTTTCCTCTTTGCGGATTTCGTATTCTTTAAGTGGATGAATATTCGGATTGTAAAAATAAATTGTGTAATCAATGCCACTTGCCAATAACGCCTCCATTACCTCGCCCGAACACGGAGCACAGCAAGAATGCAACAGCAATTTATCTGCACCATTTGGTAGCGTTAATTTAGGACGCTCAATCGGCGTAACATTGGGTTTAGTTGGGTTCATAGTATTCCTAAAATCTTGATATTTGTGATATTAAGGCAGCCTGAAACAGCAGTTTATTATAGTCGTTTAAAATAGAAATAAGACAAGGCGACAGCGACTGCCGTGTACAGCTAGTACATAAGGGAGCTGGCAACGCAGTATTATTTTTATTTTAAACGATTATATTTTAATGGTGTTTTGCTTCACCATTTAATTGATAAATCGCACCACAATATGGACATTCAATTTTACCGTGCGACTGAATCGGCAAAAACACACGCGGATGCCCATTCCAAGCATCTGTATCCGCACCGCTGCAATGCAATGGCAAATCATGCGATTCAATGACCACTACTTGTCTTTCAGAAACATGAGACATAAGATTTTCCTTTCAAAAATGGCACAAATTATACCGCAAACCCCAATTTACAGGCAGCCTGAAATACTATTTACACCACGAAAAAATCCTGCACAAACCAATAATTTATGGCATAATGCTGGTTTCGCTTACTTAGGTAAGCGATTTTTTCGGAGTTTG
This genomic interval carries:
- a CDS encoding 2-isopropylmalate synthase; this encodes MQLDIEQLIAYFGGVNALAEALKQYDPKNAASTAAIYKWRTRGSLPLAQLQKLSELAQHQGKSLDLNAFIKQQPELDKPIMNTSNRIIIFDTTLRDGEQSPGAAMTKEEKLRIARQLEKMGVDVIEAGFAAASDGDWEAVHEIAKNIKNSTVCSLCRAVERDIRRAGEAIAPAQKRRIHTFIATSPIHMEHKLKMQPKQVIETAVKAIKIAKEYTDDVEFSCEDALRSEIPFLAEICGAVIEAGATTINIPDTVGYSIPHKTEAFFRELIAKTPNSDKVVWSAHCHNDLGLAVANSLAAAQGGARQIECTINGLGERAGNASLEEIVMALKVRSDVFGLETGIDTTQIVPASKLVSTITGYPVQPNKAVVGANAFSHESGIHQDGVLKHRETYEIMSAESVGWATNRLTLGKLSGRNAFKTKLTELGIDLGSEEALNAAFARFKELADKKREIFDEDLHALVSDEMSNLSQDSYKFISQRVVTETGEAPRAHIVFSLDGEEKHAEATGTGPVDAIFKAIESVAQSGAVLEIYSVNAITKEAESQGETSVRLSKNGKVANGQGSDTDVLVATSKAYLSALSRLSNNQKIKAQGDI
- the tal gene encoding transaldolase, with protein sequence MAILSEVKKLGQQIWLDNLSRSLVQSGQLAAFLTNGVSGVTSNPAIFQKAFSGDALYTPEIAALKAQGKNAKEIYETLAIADVQAACDVCRTEFDSTGGKTGFVSLEVSPELSRDAAGTIAEAKRLHTAINRPNAMIKVPATDEGLVALTELVASGICVNLTLLFSREQTKKAYAAYVAGLEKLAANGGDVSKIQVVASFFISRVDNALDATLPEKLQGKIAISLAKAAYQDWADFFAADKFTALAAKGANKVSLLWASTGVKNPAYPDTLYVDSLIGEHTVNTVPDATLNAFIDHGKVALTLPENTTEALANIAEVAKLGVDLETLATRLQDDGLKQFEEAFAKLLAPLA
- the cmk gene encoding (d)CMP kinase; its protein translation is MQKIIAIDGPSASGKGTVAARVAAALGWAYLDSGALYRLTALHAKNQSLAWDDEIGVAQIAASLPVVFSNQNILLDGQDVSQQIRSEEIGMGASAVAKLPAVRSALLQRQRDFLTEQGLVADGRDMGSVVFPDAPLKIFLTASAQVRAERRAKQINVPLSGCQFEQILADIQTRDENDRNRAVAPLQQLPDAKLLDTDNLTVEQAVQQVLDWYEKSINKTA
- the rpsA gene encoding 30S ribosomal protein S1; translated protein: MENFAQLFEEYSAAQEMNYGEVITAEVVDITDKFVIVNAGLKSESLIDVAEFKNAQGELEVKVGDFVTVTIESIENGFGETKLSREKARRAADWIALEEAMEDGEILSGVINGKVKGGLTVMINSIRAFLPGSLLDVRPIKDTSHFEGKEVEFKVIKLDRKRNNVVVSRRAVLEATLGEERKALMENLQEGTVVTGVVKNITDYGAFVDLGGIDGLLHITDLAWRRVKHPSEVLEVGQEVQAKVLRFDQDKQRVSLGLKQLGEDPWDGLARRYPQGTRLFGKVSNLTDYGAFVEIEQGIEGLVHVSEMDWTNKNVHPSKVVQLGDEVEVMILDIDEDKRRISLGMKQCQSNPWSDFEANYNKGDKIKGAVKSITDFGVFIGLPGNIDGLVHLSDLSWTEAGEEAVRKYKKGEEVEAVVLAIDVEKERISLGIKQLEGDPFNNFLAMNDKGALVKGTVKSVEAKGAVVALGDEVEGYLPAAEFAADRVEDLTTKLKEGDEVEAIIVTVDRKNRSIKLSIKAKDAKANEEALKAAQTAAPANAGTTSLGDLLKASLNK
- a CDS encoding integration host factor subunit beta — translated: MTKSELMARLAETFIAKNEGTELQAKDIEYGVKVLVDTMTRSLAKGQRIEIRGFGSFDLNYRPPRIGRNPKTGEKVEVPAKHVPHFKPGKELRERVDITA
- a CDS encoding methyltransferase; this translates as MNAEHWLIHRHFAEHMDSRLLLLRQSPQHILLHGADGDISRSLLAARYPQATLIEFESRTDFATQTLAIRQENSGWWAKISGKTNWVKQGSLKTINDYLPEQSADMLWSNLLLPYHAHTADLLDNWAQALQPNGLLFFTCLGADSFPELRAVFQAASIAYSAKGLPEMHDLGDLLLAHGFYDPIVDTAKLVLSYEKLDTLLQDLASIGVWQALSLDDNSPQCAIMAAWEQGLLREMTLETVFGHALKKQVLPNNAQPVQFYPRQK
- a CDS encoding hexameric tyrosine-coordinated heme protein, encoding MNQLSDNLFAQNVEDGWLIAYRLYEFGIQNKLYRENDHAAQVVAQHFATVAAANNYWRPMPKITPRHTTEKTEE
- a CDS encoding RelA/SpoT family protein, with translation MSEITAVQQARRDYLDYTEKQPESEQKILLAALQIAEQHYPDNATTHITQEPLFLHLLSAAKMVADMDLLPDAVAATILADISTYWKEDWVEAVQEQCGKNVLELIKGIDEVQKLTDVAKNESIITPQERDNQAETMRKMLLAMVSDIRVVLIKLALRTRTMQSMAHLPDSEEKRKTATETLDIFAPLANRLGVWQLKWQLEDLGFRHQNPEEYHRIAKLLDEKRVERLEYINHFLDQIRMEMDKIGIQYDVAGRPKHIYSIYKKMVKKKLDFDGLYDIRAVRILVDSVSECYSTLGIIHSLFQPIPGEFDDYIANPKSNGYKSLHTVIIGPENKSIEVQIRTFDMHQFNEFGVAAHWRYKEGGKGDSAYEQKIAWLRQLLDWRENMADSSSENLAAAFKTELFHDTIYVLTPKGRVFSLPAGSTPIDFAYALHSDVGNRCRGAKVGGTIVPLSTPLENGQQVEIITAKEGNPSVNWLYDGWVKSPKAISKIRAFIRQQNAETIREEGKNQFDKILAKGSLKPNLSKLCEQLSFKTLDELYSAMGQGEITPRTVQKAIGLLVEPEPVPVNETTIVKQSKIKTNSKNSVLVNGEDGLLTNLARCCKPAPPDKIVGFVTREKGVSIHRQGCSDFEHLALQSPDKVLSTTWARLDANQVFAIDIEIRAQDRNGLLRDVSDTLARHKVNVTAVHTQTRDLEASMRFTLEVKKVDDLPRVMASLGDVKGVSGVSRI
- a CDS encoding epoxyqueuosine reductase QueH, with the translated sequence MNPTKPNVTPIERPKLTLPNGADKLLLHSCCAPCSGEVMEALLASGIDYTIYFYNPNIHPLKEYEIRKEENIKFAEQHGVPFIDADYDVDNWFERAKGMEYEPERGIRCTMCFDMRFERTALYAHEHGFNVISSSLGISRWKDMNQINDCGKRAASHYPNMVYWDYNWRKGGGSARMIEISKRERFYQQEYCGCAYSLRDSNAWRRERGREPIKIGVKYYGDDE
- a CDS encoding zinc-finger domain-containing protein, with amino-acid sequence MSHVSERQVVVIESHDLPLHCSGADTDAWNGHPRVFLPIQSHGKIECPYCGAIYQLNGEAKHH